A window of Cytobacillus sp. FSL H8-0458 genomic DNA:
GAGGGAACACTGGCTATTATTTGGCAGAACGAAAGTTAAAAAAGCACTCTCCAAAAGGAAAGTGCTTTTCTTCTATTCAACCCAAGTAAACATGTAATTTTCATCTTCAATTAGCTTAGCGTTTTTCACCAGCTTTAACGGCTTGAATGTATCAATCATAACAGCAAGCTCAAGTGTTTCCTTTTTCCCTATGCTGGCTTCTGTTTTTCCAGGATGAGGGCCATGTGGAATCCCGCTTGGATGAAGGGTTATGGAGCCTTCTCTAATCCCCTTCCTGCTCATGAAATTGCCTTCCACATAGTACAGCAGTTCATCACTGTTGACATTGCTGTGATAGTAAGGGGCAGGGATGGCCTCTGGATGATAGTCATATAATCTGGGAACAAAGGAACACACAACAAAGTTATGTCCTTCAAATGTCTGATGTACCGGCGGAGGCTGATGCACCCTTCCGGTAATCGGTTCAAAATCTTCTATATTAAAGACCCACGGATAAAGATAGCCGTCCCAGCCCGCCACATCAAGCGGGTGATGATTCAGAATATGAGAATGCAAGTATCCCCTTGTTTTCGTGATAACTTCATATTCTCCTTTTTGATCATATGTTTCCAGTGTCTCCGGTCCCCGAATATCCCGTTCACAAAAAGGACTATGCTCGAGCAGCTGCCCATACTCATTCCGGTATCTTCTTGGTGTTGTAATTTGGCTGAAAGACTCAACAAGGAGCACTTTAGTCAGCTGCTCTTTATCCGGAATCACGCGGTAAATAGTGCCAATCGGAATAATGACATAGTCTCCCGGGCGATAGGATAAAGTTCCGAACATGGTCTCAACTTTTCCGGTTCCATAGTGAATGTAGAGCATCTCATCTCCATCGCCATTCCGGTAAAAGCTTTTCATCGGCTCAGTAATATTTATGGTGCCTATTAAAAGGTCATCATTCCCGAGCAGATATTCCCTTGCTGAAAGTGCATCCCCTTTCTTTTCAATTTGATCTGTAAACAAATGCCGATGCTTTAAGCTCTCCTGATCTTCATACTCTGGAACATATTTTCCGATCAGTTCAGTTTTTGCTACTTCTGTCGGCATATAGTGATGATAAAGAATGGATTGTGTGCCGGAAAAACCTTTTGTCCCCATTACCTGTTCCCTGAATAAGGTTCCATCCGATTTTTTGAAGGTTGTATGGCGTTTGTGCGGGATTTTCCCCATTTGGCGATAAAACATATTTCCACCTCACTCATTTGCGATTCGATTTTTTAATATTCCTAGATTGCCAATCTCAAGCTCAACCTCATCTCCAGGCATAAGCCAGCGGTGCACATCGGTGCCCAGCTCAAGGATGCAGCCGCTGCCAACAGTCCCGGAGCCTATCATTTCACCTGGACAGAGGGTTACACCATCTGAAGCCCGCTCAAGCATTTCGTAAAAGGAATAGTAGATATCCTGCATATTCCCTTCTGAAAGAAGAGTGCCGTTGACTTTTGCTGTCATCAGCAAATCATAGCCATTTTCAACACGGAAATTCTCAAGCTCATCCTTTGTAACGATATATGGCCCGACAGAAGTGGCAAAATCCTTCCCTTTGGCAGGGCCAAGACCTACCTTCATTTCTTTTCGCTGAATATCTCTTGCACTCCAGTCATTCAGGATGCAATACCCAAATATATAATCATCCGCTTCGGCAGCTTTAATATCCTTTCCTTCTTTGCCGATAATACAGGCAATTTCGAGCTCGTAATCAAGCCATTCGCAATGCTTTGGAGGCGAAATTTCTTCATTTGGACCCTTAATGCTCAGATGATTTGAAAAATAAAAGACGGGTATTTCATACCATTCGGGTATCATATCAAGTCCGCGGTTATCTCTTGCCGTTTTTACGTGTTCTTCAAAAGCATAGAAATCCCGAAAGCTTTTTGGATTTGGCAGTGGAGCCATTAAGTTCACATCGGATAAAGGATATACCCCTTTATCGGTGTTCTTCAGTTTTTTGCTGGAAGACAGGTATTCCATAAAAAACTCATGATTCTCAAGGAATGCCAGCATCGTTTTTGGAAGAACACCATTGGTCGCTTCATGCATATCAACAGCATACTCCTCATTCTTCAGCCAGCCCGCTCTTATAGATCCATCCGGTTTTTGAAAAGTTATGAATTTCATAGCATCACCTTGGGTCCGTTTTTCGGATCAATTCAAATACATCAGTCATTGGCCTCGTGTAGATATGTCCTGCCATCCGGCCAATAGGGTTCAGTTTTTCGGAATTGATCCTTCCATTTTCATAAAGCTCTTCAGCAACATGCACATGCTCCACTTTTCCAATCACAAGGCTTCCAGAACCAGGGTGTTCTCCAAAGTGAAGCACCTGGTAGAGACTGCATTCCAAATGGACTTTTGACTCTTTAACCCGGGGAGGCTTAACAGCGGCACTTTTTTCTTTTTCGAGACCGGCTGCGGCCAGTTCGTCTGTACCAGCTGGATAATCCGCTGCACAAATATTCATCTTTTCCGTAAAGTCTTCACTGACGATGTTAATTACGAATTCCCTGGTGGCTTCAATATTAGCAAGCGTATCTTTCTTAGAGCCATCTGTCCCTTTTCGCATCGGTGAAAAGCAAATCAGCATCGGATCTGCACATATGGCAGTAAAAAAGCTGAATGGAGCTGCATTAACATTTCCATCTGTATCCATAGTGGTAACAAACGCAATGGGACGCGGCAGAATTGAGCCAACCATGAGCTTATATGCGTCCTTCCACTCAAGACTCTGTGGATTTAATTCCATATGCACTACACCGCCTTTTCATTCAGAAGTTTGTTTATCACCGCTAATGCCGATTCATTATCTTCTCTCGTTCCTAACGTCATCCTAAAAGCATCAAGATAGCCGTCAAGCTTCATTTTCCGGACAACCAAGCCATTTACAATCAAGTTATCTGCAATAGGAAGCTGGCTGAAAATATAAATAAAATTAGTTTGGGAAGGAAAATAGCTAACAGGTAATCCAGTTAGTTTTTGGCACAAAAATTTCATCTCTTCTGCATTTTTTTGAGCACAATCCTTTATAAAGTCCTGATCATTTAGTGCTGCAGAAGCCGCTGCCTGTGCCAGGTGGTTGACATTAAAAACATCTTTTACCTTATGAAGGTCATTCACGATTTCCTCATGCATGATTCCATAGCCGACACGGAGGCCCGCAAGGCCGTAGATTTTGGAGAAAGTCCTTAGAATGATTAAGTTAGGCTTCTGTGCAAGAAGCGGAATAGAGTCAGGATAATCCTCAGAATTTACATATTCATAGTATGCTTCATCAAGAATAATCAGGATATTCGAATGAACTTTATCAATGAATTGCAGCAGTTCTGATTTACCCACTATGGTTCCTGTAGGATTGTTGGGATTGCAGATAAACACCATTTTTGTTTTTTCGTTAATCTTGTCATACATGGCACATAGATTATGGGTTCCATTTTGCAGCGGTACCGTTACCGCACTGCCTCCTTCAATCAGGACGTTTGTTTCATACCGAGGAAATGTATTCTGCGCCATAACAGCTTCATCTCCGGGACTTATGTATGCTCTCGTCAACAATCGGATGATTTCTTCTGAACCATTGCTGACCAGAAAGTTATCTTCACTTACATTGTAGAATCCGGCCAGCTTGCGTTTGAGCAGGGAAACAGTGCCATCCGGGTAAAAGTAAAGACTGTTCATCGCTTTGCTGATGCTGTTCCTGACTTCGGGTGAACAGCCATACACATTTTCATTATCAGACATTTTCCGGACAGCCATTAAATTGTACTTTTCTTTAATCTCTTCCGGCGAGCTGCCAAGCGGATAAGAAACAATCTTCTCCACGGCGCTTTTTGTCTGGATTTTAGCCATCTGGATTGCCTCCTTCTTAAATTTATTAAAAAAGGGAGAAATGCTTTCTCCCTTTTAAACTGAAAAATTATAAATTTCCTCGTCTTTCCTGTTCACGTTCAATAGATTCAAAGAGTGCTTTAAAGTTGCCTTCACCAAACCCTCTGGCACCTTTACGCTGAATGATTTCAATGAATAAGGTCGGACGGTCTACGATTGGTTTCGTGAATATTTGAAGCAAATAGCCTTCGTCATCGCGGTCAACGAGAATATTTAATTCCTTCAATTTGTCTATCTCTTCATCAATTTCACCTACACGCTCAGAAAGCATTTCATAATAAGAATCAGGAGTGCTTAAGAACTCCACGCCATTTTTGCGGAGGGTGCTGACAGTGCTGACAATATCTTCTGTGAGAATGGCCAGATGCTGTACACCAGGCCCGTTGTAGTATTCAAGGTATTCTTCAATCTGGGATTTGCGCTTCCCTTCTGCAGGCTCATTAATCGGGAACTTAATTCTGCCGCCATTATGCATTACCTTGGACATCAGTGCGGAATATTCTGTTGTAATGTCTTTATCTGTAAAGTGCTTCATTTCCTTGAAGCCCATTACATTTGCATAATAATTCACCCATTCCTCCATTCTCTCTACGTTTCCAACGACATGGTCGACGCCGATAAAACCTGCATCCTCAAATGGTACTTCGGTTTGATATGGCTCAAAGCCAGGCATGAATACCCCTTTATAGTTATTCCGTTCAACAAGTGTATGAATGGTATCTCCATATGTACCAATTACTGCCTTTTTAACTATGCCGTGTTCATCCTTAATCTCAGCTGGAGGCTGTATTTCGATTGCACCTCTTTCAACCGCCGCT
This region includes:
- a CDS encoding homogentisate 1,2-dioxygenase, with product MFYRQMGKIPHKRHTTFKKSDGTLFREQVMGTKGFSGTQSILYHHYMPTEVAKTELIGKYVPEYEDQESLKHRHLFTDQIEKKGDALSAREYLLGNDDLLIGTINITEPMKSFYRNGDGDEMLYIHYGTGKVETMFGTLSYRPGDYVIIPIGTIYRVIPDKEQLTKVLLVESFSQITTPRRYRNEYGQLLEHSPFCERDIRGPETLETYDQKGEYEVITKTRGYLHSHILNHHPLDVAGWDGYLYPWVFNIEDFEPITGRVHQPPPVHQTFEGHNFVVCSFVPRLYDYHPEAIPAPYYHSNVNSDELLYYVEGNFMSRKGIREGSITLHPSGIPHGPHPGKTEASIGKKETLELAVMIDTFKPLKLVKNAKLIEDENYMFTWVE
- a CDS encoding fumarylacetoacetate hydrolase family protein, with the translated sequence MKFITFQKPDGSIRAGWLKNEEYAVDMHEATNGVLPKTMLAFLENHEFFMEYLSSSKKLKNTDKGVYPLSDVNLMAPLPNPKSFRDFYAFEEHVKTARDNRGLDMIPEWYEIPVFYFSNHLSIKGPNEEISPPKHCEWLDYELEIACIIGKEGKDIKAAEADDYIFGYCILNDWSARDIQRKEMKVGLGPAKGKDFATSVGPYIVTKDELENFRVENGYDLLMTAKVNGTLLSEGNMQDIYYSFYEMLERASDGVTLCPGEMIGSGTVGSGCILELGTDVHRWLMPGDEVELEIGNLGILKNRIANE
- a CDS encoding flavin reductase family protein; the encoded protein is MELNPQSLEWKDAYKLMVGSILPRPIAFVTTMDTDGNVNAAPFSFFTAICADPMLICFSPMRKGTDGSKKDTLANIEATREFVINIVSEDFTEKMNICAADYPAGTDELAAAGLEKEKSAAVKPPRVKESKVHLECSLYQVLHFGEHPGSGSLVIGKVEHVHVAEELYENGRINSEKLNPIGRMAGHIYTRPMTDVFELIRKTDPR
- the hisC gene encoding histidinol-phosphate transaminase produces the protein MAKIQTKSAVEKIVSYPLGSSPEEIKEKYNLMAVRKMSDNENVYGCSPEVRNSISKAMNSLYFYPDGTVSLLKRKLAGFYNVSEDNFLVSNGSEEIIRLLTRAYISPGDEAVMAQNTFPRYETNVLIEGGSAVTVPLQNGTHNLCAMYDKINEKTKMVFICNPNNPTGTIVGKSELLQFIDKVHSNILIILDEAYYEYVNSEDYPDSIPLLAQKPNLIILRTFSKIYGLAGLRVGYGIMHEEIVNDLHKVKDVFNVNHLAQAAASAALNDQDFIKDCAQKNAEEMKFLCQKLTGLPVSYFPSQTNFIYIFSQLPIADNLIVNGLVVRKMKLDGYLDAFRMTLGTREDNESALAVINKLLNEKAV
- the hppD gene encoding 4-hydroxyphenylpyruvate dioxygenase — encoded protein: MQDEKLLNEQKIADFFPVKEVDYLEIYSGNAKQSCHYFCTAFGFKPVAYSGLETGNRETVSYVLQQRKIRLVITGTLNDSSRVSNFIKKHGDGVKDIALAVDDVEKAYKAAVERGAIEIQPPAEIKDEHGIVKKAVIGTYGDTIHTLVERNNYKGVFMPGFEPYQTEVPFEDAGFIGVDHVVGNVERMEEWVNYYANVMGFKEMKHFTDKDITTEYSALMSKVMHNGGRIKFPINEPAEGKRKSQIEEYLEYYNGPGVQHLAILTEDIVSTVSTLRKNGVEFLSTPDSYYEMLSERVGEIDEEIDKLKELNILVDRDDEGYLLQIFTKPIVDRPTLFIEIIQRKGARGFGEGNFKALFESIEREQERRGNL